A window of Panicum virgatum strain AP13 chromosome 8K, P.virgatum_v5, whole genome shotgun sequence contains these coding sequences:
- the LOC120646391 gene encoding aspartyl protease family protein At5g10770-like produces MPVVHKHGPCSPLANENGEVPSSHMEILAADQRRVQYIHRRLSSETTTGEEPPSQLVPSSSRSSTPSPSSGSVLSSPPAMPSNQSSLSSSSSGSALYTGFYVVPIGLGTPTQWYTVALDTGSDMTWVQCRPCFSCYKQKEPIFRPANSSTYANIPCESPYCSELDAKVCSPGHNCAYSLNYTDYSYTRGTYGHDDLTLRTDTIKDFRFGCSHNIWGLFGQSAGVLGLGRSRTSLMVQAWSKYGGVFAYCLPADPTGTGFLDFGPGAAAMAAAAAKARLTPMLTYKGPRYYYVGMTGIKVGGHLLPISPSVFSTAGTLLDSGTVITRLPPSAYRPLRAAFAKDMAVLGYQKAPGWFAMLDTCFNLTGFQGIVPLPTVSLVFQGGASLDVDATGILYVANASRACLAFAANRRDTDMAVIGSTQQKTYSFMYDIGKKVVGFTPGAC; encoded by the exons ATGCCGGTGGTGCACAAGCACGGTCCGTGCTCGCCGCTGGCCAACGAGAACGGGGAGGTGCCGTCGTCCCACATGGAGATCCTCGCTGCCGACCAGCGTCGCGTCCAGTACATCCACCGCCGTTTGTCATCGGAGACCACCACCGGCGAGGAGCCACCGTCCCAGCTCGTGCCCAGCAGCTCGCGGTCGTCGACCCCCTCGCCGTCGTCCGGATCAGTGTTGTCGTCACCACCCGCCATGCCGTCGAACCAGTcctcgttgtcgtcgtcgtcgtcagggAGCGCTCTGTACACAGGCTTCTACGTGGTGCCCATCGGCCTCGGCACGCCGACGCAGTGGTACACGGTGGCGCTGGACACCGGCAGCGACATGACGTGGGTGCAGTGCCGGCCGTGCTTCTCCTGCTACAAGCAGAAGGAGCCGATCTTCAGGCCGGCCAACTCGTCCACCTACGCCAACATCCCCTGCGAGTCGCCCTACTGCTCTGAACTCGACGCCAAAGTCTGCTCCCCCGGTCACAACTGCGCCTACAGCCTTAACTACACCGACTACTCCTACACCAGGGGCACCTACGGCCATGACGACCTCACCCTACGCACTGACACCATCAAG GATTTCCGGTTCGGGTGCAGTCACAATATCTGGGGGCTGTTCGGGCAGTCGGCAGGGGTGCTGGGTCTCGGCCGCAGCAGGACGTCGCTGATGGTGCAAGCGTGGAGCAAGTACGGTGGCGTGTTCGCGTACTGCCTCCCGGCAGATCCAACCGGAACAGGGTTCCTGGACTTCgggccaggcgccgccgccatggctgctgctgctgcgaagGCACGCCTGACGCCGATGCTCACATACAAGGGGCCGAGGTACTACTACGTGGGCATGACGGGCATCAAGGTGGGCGGCCATCTGCTGCCCATCAGCCCCTCCGTCTTCTCCACCGCCGGCACGCTCCTCGACTCCGGCACGGTGATCACGCGGCTCCCTCCCTCGGCGTACAGGCCGCTGCGGGCGGCGTTCGCCAAGGACATGGCGGTTCTAGGGTACCAAAAGGCTCCCGGCTGGTTCGCGATGTTAGACACATGCTTCAACCTGACGGGGTTCCAGGGGATCGTGCCGCTGCCCACGGTGTCGCTGGTGTTCCAAGGCGGCGCGAGCCTGGACGTGGACGCTACGGGGATCCTGTACGTGGCCAACGCCTCGCGTGCGTGCCTAGCATTCGCGGCCAACCGCAGGGACACCGACATGGCCGTCATAGGGAGCACGCAGCAGAAGACGTACAGCTTCATGTACGACATTGGCAAGAAG GTCGTCGGCTTCACCCCGGGAGCTTGCTGA
- the LOC120645068 gene encoding disease resistance protein PIK6-NP-like — MEVVTGALPSLIPKLADLIAGEYNLQKGLKGEIKFLQEELECMKGALEDISRTPADQLPNNDKIWSRNVRELSYDIEDSIDTFMLQCKGKRLGTQHGLKKIIDRSLNLLVQPKVRHKIATDIREIKSRVMEVHERRRRYEVNLGGDKPVTVDPRLFTQYTEVKELVGIHEVRDELINNMLTEENNVHMKQGKIVSIVGFGGLGKTTLANAVYEKIRSRFDCAAFVSVSRNPHMEKLFQDMFYQLAKRNNARIIVTDEIREFLQSKRYIIVLDDIWDISVWKTMRCALPDNNGRYRIITTTRNVNVAEEVGGAYELKPLCLQDSRILLYKRIFHNEDKDKCPDEQLAEVSDRILKKCAGVPLAIITIASLLASKGGMILEWYEVSNSVGTGLENNQDVRSMRNILSLSYYDMPSHLRTCFLYLSVFPEDYMINKVCLINMWIAEGFIQSGKQGQTLLEVGESYFNDLINRSMIQPVYDWYSGVIEGCRVHDMMLDLICSLSNEENFVTVLNGTENTSPSNTTRRLSLQNGKDDHSMTWATKSLQKVRSVFVFPSALDSMPALDSFRVTRVLDLQGCNLSESYSLKHLGKLFHLRYLGLRGTGIAEIPEEIGNMSSLQTLDVKSNKISCLPPTVIRLRNLMFLYIDWSTRLPNGIGNITCLETLLLRIDDSTMDITEEIGQLLELRLLRIVLDKWNNKLVEHLNKLQKIKNLYIEVINGQRSIGGLDAWVAPRHLWRLNTVRSCWFSTLPAWMTSVLHLSFLWIAVRELQPKDLEILGRLPALRSLELEVDHVNLGILGRFVVSAGLFPCLVHCKFWGFVEPVVFRQGAMPRIRELYLDLFFMWEAGETISSDGGLVMGMENLPLLQDVFIEFRSEVASTEEVDQAKATLRRAAEIHPNHPRLTIYSD, encoded by the exons ATGGAGGTCGTGACGGGGGCACTGCCGAGCCTCATTCCCAAGCTTGCCGACCTCATCGCCGGCGAGTACAATTTGCAGAAGGGGCTGAAGGGGGAGATCAAATTCCTTCAAGAAGAGCTTGAGTGCATGAAGGGTGCCCTCGAGGACATCTCCAGGACTCCGGCAGACCAGCTTCCCAATAATGACAAGATCTGGTCCAGGAATGTAAGAGAGCTTTCCTACGACATAGAGGATAGCATTGACACGTTCATGCTGCAATGCAAGGGTAAAAGGTTGGGCACACAGCATGGGCTCAAAAAGATCATTGATAGGAGCCTCAACTTGTTGGTGCAGCCAAAGGTTCGCCACAAGATTGCTACTGACATCAGAGAGATCAAGAGCCGCGTCATGGAGGTGCACGAGCGGCGCCGCAGGTATGAGGTCAACCTTGGTGGTGACAAACCTGTTACGGTCGACCCTCGTTTATTCACCCAGTACACAGAGGTGAAAGAGCTTGTTGGAATTCATGAGGTGAGGGATGAGTTAATCAATAATATGTTGACAGAAGAGAATAATGTTCACATGAAGCAAGGCAAGATAGTTTCCATTGTTGGATTTGGAGGCCTGGGAAAGACAACTCTTGCTAATGCAGTCTATGAAAAGATTAGGTCACGATTCGATTGCGCTGCCTTTGTTTCGGTGTCCCGGAATCCTCACATGGAGAAACTGTTCCAGGATATGTTCTATCAACTTGCCAAGAGAAATAATGCAAGGATCATTGTTACTGATGAGATCAGAGAATTCCTTCAGAGCAAGAG ATATATCATTGTTCTCGATGACATATGGGATATTTCAGTTTGGAAAACGATGAGATGTGCTCTGCCTGATAATAATGGTAGATACAGAATTATCACAACTACCCGTAATGTCAATGTTGCTGAAGAAGTTGGTGGTGCTTATGAGCTGAAACCTCTCTGCCTTCAGGACTCTAgaatattattgtataaaagaATATTTCACAATGAAGATAAAGACAAATGTCCTGATGAGCAGTTGGCTGAAGTCTCTGATAGAATACTAAAGAAATGTGCTGGCGTACCCTTAGCTATCATTACGATAGCTAGTTTACTGGCTAGTAAAGGAGGAATGATATTAGAGTGGTATGAAGTCAGCAACTCTGTGGGTACCGGATTGGAAAATAATCAAGATGTGAGGAGTATGAGAAATATTTTGTCACTTAGCTATTATGATATGCCATCCCATCTGAGGACTTGTTTTCTATATTTAAGTGTGTTTCCAGAAGATTATATGATTAACAAAGTTTGTCTGATAAACATGTGGATAGCTGAAGGTTTTATTCAATCTGGAAAACAAGGCCAAACCCTACTAGAAGTTGGAGAGAGTTACTTCAACGATTTGATAAACAGAAGTATGATCCAACCCGTGTATGATTGGTACTCTGGCGTGATAGAAGGATGCCGAGTACATGATATGATGCTTGATCTTATCTGTTCCTTGTCAAATGAAGAAAACTTTGTTACAGTCCTTAATGGTACAGAGAACACTTCTCCATCAAATACAACCCGGAGGTTGTCCCTTCAAAATGGCAAGGACGACCATTCTATGACTTGGGCTACAAAGAGCTTGCAAAAAGTGAGGTCAGTTTTTGTATTTCCATCTGCTCTTGATTCAATGCCGGCCCTTGACAGTTTCCGAGTTACACGTGTACTGGACCTGCAAGGTTGCAATCTTTCAGAGAGTTACAGCCTTAAGCACCTTGGGAAATTATTTCACTTGAGATACCTGGGACTACGTGGCACTGGTATTGCTGAAATCCCAGAGGAAATTGGAAACATGTCATCTCTACAAACCTTGGACGTAAAGAGCAATAAAATTTCTTGCTTGCCACCGACTGTTATTCGGCTAAGAAATTTGATGTTCCTCTACATTGACTGGTCTACAAGACTGCCAAACGGGATTGGCAACATTACATGCCTTGAAACGCTGTTACTGCGCATTGACGACTCCACCATGGACATTACAGAAGAGATAGGCCAGCTACTGGAACTGAGGTTGCTGCGTATTGTCTTGGACAAATGGAACAACAAGTTGGTGGAGCACCTAAACAAGCTGCAAAAGATCAAGAATCTGTATATAGAGGTCATCAATGGCCAACGCAGCATTGGTGGATTGGATGCCTGGGTTGCACCTCGACATCTTTGGAGATTGAATACAGTCCGGAGCTGCTGGTTCTCAACACTGCCGGCTTGGATGACATCAGTTCTTCACCTCTCTTTCCTGTGGATCGCCGTAAGGGAGCTGCAGCCAAAGGATCTCGAAATCCTCGGGAGGTTGCCAGCTCTCCGCTCTCTAGAACTGGAGGTGGACCATGTGAACCTTGGAATCCTAGGGAGATTCGTTGTTAGTGCTGGATTGTTCCCGTGTCTTGTACATTGCAAGTTCTGGGGATTTGTAGAGCCTGTGGTATTTCGGCAAGGAGCTATGCCGAGGATCAGAGAGCTTTATCTCGACCTGTTCTTCATGTGGGAGGCAGGAGAAACCATCAGCAGCGATGGCGGTCTTGTCATGGGCATGGAGAACCTGCCATTGCTGCAGGATGTGTTCATTGAGTTCCGATCTGAAGTGGCGAGCACTGAGGAGGTGGACCAGGCAAAGGCTACACTAAGGCGTGCAGCTGAAATTCATCCCAACCATCCCCGCCTTACTATATACTCTGATTAA